A DNA window from Deltaproteobacteria bacterium contains the following coding sequences:
- a CDS encoding metal ABC transporter permease, with protein sequence MEAVFNIIYNFMGILFPFDWLSHDFMKRALLATLFVAPAAAAMGIHVVNFRMSFYSDAISHSAFTGVALGILAGIDPVVTMVFFGLFVGSIIVKVRKKTDLSVDTIIGVAFSTSVALGIVIISAKRGLTRNLHSFIYGDVLAVSEGEIVLMALLALAVLLFAVYLYNHLILMAINGEVAKTKGVPTTLYEYIFSILLALVVCLCIRVVGILLVTALIIVPAAVGRILSKNVASLFWYSMAAALLASVTGLVISYYWDTATGATMVLVCAVLFFLSQVIAIFQKS encoded by the coding sequence GTGGAAGCCGTTTTTAATATTATCTACAATTTTATGGGAATCCTTTTCCCTTTTGACTGGCTCTCTCATGATTTTATGAAGCGGGCCCTTCTGGCGACACTCTTCGTTGCTCCGGCTGCGGCGGCTATGGGAATACATGTTGTTAATTTCAGGATGTCTTTTTACTCCGACGCTATCAGCCACTCGGCTTTTACCGGCGTCGCTCTCGGTATTCTTGCAGGCATAGACCCTGTTGTTACCATGGTCTTTTTCGGCCTTTTTGTGGGAAGTATTATTGTAAAGGTACGGAAAAAAACAGACCTTTCCGTTGATACCATTATCGGTGTCGCTTTTTCTACATCCGTTGCTCTCGGTATTGTTATTATCAGTGCAAAAAGGGGGTTAACAAGAAACCTGCACAGTTTTATTTATGGCGATGTGCTGGCCGTTTCGGAAGGGGAAATTGTTCTTATGGCCCTCCTTGCTTTGGCTGTTCTCCTTTTTGCCGTTTACCTTTACAACCATCTTATCCTCATGGCAATTAACGGAGAAGTGGCCAAAACGAAGGGGGTTCCTACAACGCTTTACGAGTATATATTTTCCATCCTTCTTGCCCTTGTTGTCTGCCTCTGCATCAGGGTGGTCGGCATTCTTCTCGTTACGGCCCTCATTATTGTTCCTGCTGCCGTGGGCAGAATCCTTTCAAAAAATGTGGCAAGCCTTTTCTGGTATTCAATGGCAGCGGCCCTGCTTGCCTCTGTTACGGGACTTGTCATTTCCTATTATTGGGATACGGCCACTGGCGCAACGATGGTGCTTGTTTGTGCCGTCCTCTTTTTTCTCTCTCAAGTGATTGCGATTTTTCAGAAAAGCTGA
- a CDS encoding metal ABC transporter ATP-binding protein, giving the protein MSDQCSHAITIENLNVKVGDALLLDDVNVTIHCCETTAIIGPNGAGKTTLLSAMMGLIPYRGKIDFCMNREHGGGKPVIAYVPQRLDFDRGMPVTVLDYLCLARQKKPLWLGANKELKEKSLKSLERVGASKLAHRPLGKLSGGELQRVLLGLAIMDNPDILLLDEPVSGVDMAGGELFCDLIDELHHERKFTLVLVSHDLSVVTSHADNVICINKTVQCQGRTVEVLTDETISKVYGLHMGLYDHNSCSHHHGEKQ; this is encoded by the coding sequence ATGTCTGATCAATGTTCACATGCCATAACGATAGAGAACCTTAACGTTAAAGTGGGTGATGCCCTTTTGCTCGATGACGTTAATGTGACGATCCACTGTTGTGAGACAACGGCAATTATTGGGCCAAACGGGGCGGGGAAGACGACACTTCTTTCAGCCATGATGGGACTTATCCCTTACAGGGGGAAAATTGATTTCTGTATGAACCGTGAGCATGGGGGAGGGAAACCGGTCATCGCTTACGTTCCCCAGAGGCTTGATTTTGACAGGGGTATGCCTGTGACTGTACTCGATTATCTCTGTCTTGCAAGGCAGAAAAAACCTCTCTGGCTGGGCGCTAATAAGGAACTGAAAGAAAAATCACTTAAAAGCCTTGAACGTGTAGGGGCTTCGAAACTCGCCCACAGGCCGCTGGGTAAACTTTCGGGTGGTGAATTGCAGCGCGTTCTTCTGGGCCTTGCCATTATGGATAATCCCGATATTCTTCTTCTTGATGAACCTGTCTCCGGTGTGGATATGGCCGGTGGTGAGCTTTTTTGCGACCTCATCGATGAGCTGCACCATGAACGTAAGTTTACCCTTGTTCTTGTCAGCCATGATCTGTCTGTTGTAACGAGCCATGCAGATAATGTGATCTGCATCAACAAAACGGTCCAATGCCAGGGGAGGACGGTGGAGGTTCTCACTGATGAGACTATTTCAAAGGTCTATGGTCTCCATATGGGCCTTTACGACCATAACAGCTGTTCACATCATCATGGAGAGAAACAGTAG
- a CDS encoding TIGR01212 family radical SAM protein (This family includes YhcC from E. coli K-12, an uncharacterized radical SAM protein.), whose product MDFNHWGGKRYNPLNHHLKQHFGCKVYRVSIDAGFTCPNRDGTVATGGCIYCCERGAASIGAERALTIRGQVRAGMEVMKKKNRAEKFIAYFQSFTNTYGDLSLLKKMYDEALSVEGVAGLAVSTRPDTLPEEIVDLLAGYHNKTYLWVELGLQSIHDKSLETINRGHDYAAFFDAYSRLRKMDLNICLHAILGLPGESKSDMIETAQGIGELEAGGIKLHLMHALKGTELAGMYGRGEWSPMAMDEYISLVCDVLERISPHTIIHRLTGDPLRGYLLAPEWSIKKWEVLNGIDRELLRRESFQGKRYGG is encoded by the coding sequence ATGGATTTTAACCACTGGGGCGGCAAGCGCTACAATCCCCTTAATCATCATCTTAAACAACATTTCGGCTGCAAGGTATATCGTGTTTCCATCGATGCCGGTTTTACCTGCCCAAACCGTGACGGCACGGTTGCAACGGGAGGCTGTATCTACTGCTGTGAGCGGGGGGCGGCCTCTATCGGAGCAGAGCGGGCGCTGACTATTCGCGGGCAGGTGAGGGCAGGTATGGAGGTGATGAAGAAGAAAAACAGGGCGGAAAAATTCATTGCCTATTTTCAATCATTTACAAACACTTATGGCGATTTGTCGTTGCTAAAAAAAATGTATGATGAGGCCCTTTCCGTAGAAGGGGTGGCAGGGCTGGCGGTAAGCACCCGCCCCGATACCCTGCCTGAAGAAATTGTTGACCTCCTTGCCGGCTACCATAATAAAACCTATCTCTGGGTAGAGCTTGGTCTCCAGAGCATTCATGACAAAAGTCTCGAAACCATAAACAGGGGCCATGATTATGCCGCTTTTTTTGATGCCTATAGCCGTCTCAGGAAAATGGACCTCAATATCTGTCTCCATGCTATTTTGGGGCTGCCCGGTGAGTCGAAAAGTGATATGATTGAGACCGCTCAAGGGATAGGCGAGCTTGAAGCGGGTGGAATAAAGCTCCATCTCATGCATGCCCTCAAAGGGACGGAGCTTGCGGGCATGTACGGGCGGGGCGAGTGGAGCCCCATGGCGATGGATGAGTATATCAGTCTCGTTTGTGATGTGTTGGAGAGGATTTCTCCCCATACCATTATTCACCGCCTTACAGGTGATCCGCTTCGTGGTTATCTGCTGGCTCCCGAATGGTCCATTAAAAAGTGGGAAGTGCTTAACGGCATAGACAGGGAGCTGCTAAGGAGAGAGAGTTTTCAGGGAAAGAGATATGGGGGCTAA
- a CDS encoding TerB family tellurite resistance protein, translating to METIQINISLAIFIIILLMSLAADYENKKKERNERLPFSNNTFSDFFSMLAKLCKADGFVKKEEIRLITQYMKEELKLNQYEQQEAISIFNKAKNSNSSFEFHAKRLKRENKENTLFLNEVIELLFFVAVEDSHLSREEEVLIIEAINIFEVHDNAYFRYKEAEAEKEPENDNAPDGRYFLSLGLTKAADPSEIKRSYRKLVKQYHPDNVQHLGVEFLALAEQKMKEINEAYNYLKEKLDF from the coding sequence ATGGAAACTATTCAGATAAATATTTCTCTCGCCATATTTATAATCATCCTATTAATGAGTTTAGCAGCCGATTATGAAAATAAAAAAAAGGAGAGGAATGAAAGGCTCCCTTTTTCAAATAATACCTTCTCTGATTTTTTTTCCATGCTTGCAAAGCTTTGCAAGGCCGATGGTTTTGTAAAAAAAGAGGAAATTCGTCTTATTACCCAATATATGAAAGAAGAACTAAAGCTCAATCAATATGAGCAGCAGGAAGCCATTTCAATATTTAATAAAGCCAAAAATTCCAATTCATCATTTGAATTTCATGCAAAAAGGTTAAAAAGGGAAAATAAAGAGAATACTTTATTTCTGAATGAGGTAATAGAACTTCTCTTTTTTGTTGCAGTTGAAGACAGCCATCTCAGCAGGGAAGAGGAAGTTCTTATTATAGAGGCCATCAATATATTTGAGGTTCATGACAACGCCTACTTCAGGTATAAAGAGGCTGAAGCGGAAAAAGAACCGGAGAACGACAATGCGCCTGACGGCAGGTACTTCCTTTCACTTGGGTTGACAAAAGCGGCAGACCCCTCAGAAATCAAAAGGTCTTACCGAAAACTCGTCAAACAATATCATCCTGATAATGTTCAACATTTAGGGGTAGAATTTCTTGCTTTAGCTGAACAGAAGATGAAAGAGATTAATGAGGCTTATAACTATTTAAAAGAAAAGCTGGATTTTTAG